Proteins from one Rubripirellula tenax genomic window:
- a CDS encoding PEP-CTERM sorting domain-containing protein has translation MNVLSFASGNYDLTLSPGSLSGLTLGDDLFTPIAVSSALGSLRVVAVPEPSSVLALGMVVAASGWRWRRRYRS, from the coding sequence TTGAATGTTCTCAGTTTTGCGAGCGGTAACTACGATCTGACGCTTAGTCCTGGATCGTTAAGTGGTCTCACGCTAGGAGACGACCTGTTCACACCCATCGCGGTTTCGTCGGCCCTGGGGTCTCTGCGAGTCGTCGCCGTTCCCGAACCCTCATCCGTGTTGGCGTTGGGGATGGTTGTCGCGGCGAGCGGTTGGCGATGGCGTCGACGATACCGGTCATGA
- a CDS encoding PEP-CTERM sorting domain-containing protein, which yields MIRLLFVFVILASTSFASSQADLIYDFRFDQSSYSAEAGSTFSVDIIFRETATEGENLMFFTAPTGLTSLGPVRVTYQPVGPATDVLQVADEADIEVGGLFTGLSFKLIDNPNFVSEVGGENSSGIKIGSNATFHEVNLATITFTVVGAPGQSSLLGLNPNDFGEVFFNNEIFPAATASFGSATFSVVAVPEPSSIAMVGFAIAAGGLQWRRRRAKRS from the coding sequence ATGATTCGCCTTCTGTTTGTTTTCGTCATCCTTGCGTCTACCAGCTTTGCATCGTCGCAAGCGGACCTCATCTACGATTTTCGATTCGATCAATCGTCATATTCCGCCGAGGCTGGATCGACGTTCAGTGTTGACATCATTTTTCGCGAAACCGCGACTGAAGGTGAAAACTTAATGTTCTTCACTGCGCCCACTGGTCTCACCTCACTTGGACCCGTCCGTGTAACGTACCAACCGGTCGGCCCTGCGACGGACGTATTGCAGGTTGCTGATGAGGCGGACATTGAGGTTGGTGGGCTGTTTACTGGTCTCAGTTTTAAATTGATCGACAATCCCAATTTTGTCAGCGAAGTTGGCGGGGAAAACAGCTCTGGAATCAAGATCGGTTCCAACGCTACATTTCACGAAGTCAATCTAGCGACGATCACCTTCACGGTCGTTGGAGCTCCGGGCCAATCGAGTTTGCTCGGTTTGAATCCCAACGATTTCGGCGAAGTGTTCTTTAACAATGAAATTTTTCCGGCGGCCACAGCATCCTTTGGCTCAGCGACGTTTTCTGTCGTAGCAGTTCCTGAGCCTTCGTCGATCGCAATGGTCGGATTTGCGATTGCGGCCGGTGGTTTGCAATGGCGTCGACGTCGGGCAAAACGATCTTAG